The Tardibacter chloracetimidivorans region TGGAGATTTCTCAAATTCTTGATCCACCAAGCAAATATCTAGTCGGCCGCCAAGATCGCTACGCCATAGTCGTCGCAACGACACTGCACAAACTGCAGGTGAGTCGCGTGATCGATGATCCGCGTGCCAAGGTCTTTCTTGCAATCGAAGAGGCGGAAGAATGGCTCCGAGCGGAGGGCAACGCGGCCTCGGACAACGATCCTCGGTGACGTCGAAGCGCCTTCGCAAAGATTAGACGACGGCGGTACTCGACGGAAAAAATGTCGTCGCTGCTACTGAGCAGTGAAGCCCCCGTCCACCGGAATTGCCGTTCCGGTAATGAAGGACGCTTCATCACTCGCCAGAAAAGCTACAGCCGCAGCGATCTCTTCGGGCTCTGCGAACCGGCGGAGGGCATGCATCGCCGCCCATTTGGCAACGTCGCTCCCACCCTTGGCCATGAAGTCGGCGCTCAGCGGAGTCAGGACCGCGCCGGGACAAACCGCGTTCACCCTGATGCCGAAAGGCCCTTGCTCGAGCGCCGCAGCCCGTGTGAGCCCGATTATGCCGTGCTTTGAAGCACCGTAAAGGCTCTGGCCCGGCAATCCGATGAGGCCCGCAATCGAAGATATATTGACAATCGAACCGCCACCGCCCTCGATCATCAGGGGTATAGCATACTTCATCCCAAGGAAGACGCTTCGCAGGTTTACCCCCATCAGATAGTCGAAATCCGGCGCCGAACAATCCGGCACAGGAGCGGTGTGACCATCCGTCCCAGCATTGTTGCACAGGACATCTAATCGCTGCCAATGGTCGAATGCCGCGGTTACGAAGCCGTTCACTTGGATATCGTCGGCAACATCGGCAACGATAGCGCGTGCATTCTCACCCAATTGCTCAGCGACGCCGAGCACGGACTCTTTCAGGTCGACGCACATGACCTTGGCACCGTCAGCGACGAAGCGGCTCGCCACCGCTTTTCCGATACCCTGCGCAGCGCCAGTGACGATTGCTACGCGTCCTTGAAACGATGCCATCCAGACCTCGCTCTCATTTGCGATAAAAGCGGATGACACCGCTGCGGTGGTCCCGCTGCAGTGCCATCCGTTCGTTCAGTCTTGTGACCTAGAAACGGTAACCGAAGCTGGCGCCGAAGGTACGGGGCGCTCCGGCAACCCGGTTCGACTCGTCGCCGCCCGAGTTCACCGAGTTCCAGTAATATTCATTGGTCAGGTTCCGTCCCCACACGCTTACCCGCCAGCCATGACTGGACTCGATGCCGATCCGGGCGTCCAGCAGAGTGTAGGCCGGCACTTTGAACCGATCAGGTTCCCCAAGGTCGGCGAAGGTCCGAGCATTGTAGGTCAAGCTACCGCCGACAAATCCCTCAAGATCGCCGCCGATACCGGTGCGATACTCCGCATCCGCGGTTGCTGCGACTGGGGGAGCGAAGTTGAACTCACTTCCCGTGAAGTCGAACCTCGCCCCGGTGAAGTCGAAGCCGTTAAACCTCCCGACCTTCGTATCAATATAGGTGATCGCGCCTCGGACCGTCAGTTCCGGTGTGAGCCGGGTGATAAGCTCGGCGTCGATGCCTTTGACCTTCGATTTGGGAATGTTGAGCAACGTCGCAGTCGTCAGCCCCGCGAACACCGGCTGATAGGAGAAGAACTGCTTGTTCTTGTAGTCATAATAGAAACCGGACAGATTGAACTGCACTCGACGATCGAGGAAAGACAGCTTTGCACCGACTTCATAGGAGGTAAGCTCCTCCTGTTTGACGCCTTTCACGCCCGATTGGAAGAAATTGATGATGACCGGGTAGGTACCGGCCTTGTAACCTCTGCTGACCAAGGCGTAGAGCAGATTGTCGGGAGCGACCTTGTAGTTCACGCCTGCCCGCCAGGAAACGTTGTGCTCCTTCTGGGATTGGTCTGTGAACGATGGCAAGAACGTCGGCGATGCCCCGGTGTCATCGATGGTGGCACAGCCGCCGGGCAGATAGGCACTTGCGACATTCCGCACGCCGGGTCCGTAGAAGACGTCGGCACCGATCTGCGCGAGGAAGCCGGCCGTGCCGGCAATGCCTCCGCCCCCCCTATCGAAGGTACAGCCGTTGATCTTCTGCCTTGTCTCGGTATAGCGCGCGCCGCCGGTAAGCGTTAGCCCCGGTGCGATCTCGTAGTCGAGATTAGCGAACACAGCAGACGCACGCTGGCCAAGGTCGTAGATCCAGCGGGCCGGTGAGTTGGGCGGGAAGCCGGAATATGCATAGTAGACCTGATCGGCCCCTTCCACGATATCATCGTTCGCATAGCTCGCGCCTAGGACATAGTTGATATTCGCGGATGGAATCTTTCCGGTGAGACGCACCTCCTGGGTAAACGTCTTGATCTCGGAAATCTGCGTGCTGACCTGCTGTAGCGACGCGGAGCCGTCATTGTCGAACGGCGTCCGGCTGCTCCAGTCGATGTAGTTCGTCAGCGACGTAAACGTCAGGTCGTCCGTGATATCGTAGTCAACCCGCAGGACGGCCTGATACATGTGATTTTTCGCACGGGTATCGAGACCGAGATCGAAATCGGCATCGCGAGCCCGGCGCGCCGGATGATCGCGGTAGAGCAGAAGATTGGGACTAGGCGCAGCCGGATTTGCCAGCGTTATATCGACGATCTGCGGCTGGAGCTGCTCGCTGCGGTCGAAACTCGCGTTGAAGTTGGTCGAGATTTTTAGCCGGTCCGTCGGCTCCCAATCAAGCAGCAGGCGGGCCGAACCCTTGTTTTGATCGCCGTTCTTCTGGTTATTGAGGAAATATCCCTTCTGCCACCCACCAAACTGCGTGGTTCCGGCCGCGACTCGGGCGCGGAGCGTATCGGAGATCGGACCGCTGACAAAACCCTGCAGCGTCGTCTGCCCCCAATTGTCGACGTCCACCTGGAAGCCGGCCGAAAGCACCGACGTCGGCTTGGCTGCGATAGCGTTGATGGAACCAGCCGTCGCGTTTTGGCCGAAGAGAGTGCCCTGCGGACCTTTGAGCACCTCCAGCCGCTCGATATCCAGCAACATCGCTTGGGTCATCTGCGGATAGGGCAGCGGCGCTTCGTCGATATATGTCGCCACCGCCGGCGGCGCGGAGCGCTGAAACGAGTTGAAGTTGATACCGCGTAGCGAGAATACCGGCGATCCCAGAGATGATGTAGAAGCCGTGAAGCTTGGCACGACGGCTGCCAGCTGGCCGACATCCACCACGCCCGCCGTCTGGAGCTGTTCACCCGACGCAACTGCGATCGTGATGCCGACATCGCTCAGATTCTGAGCGCGCTTCTGCGCCGTAACGACAATCTCACCGATACCCTGGTCTGCCGTTGACTCGGCGCGCACCTGATCCGGCCCAGCGACGGTTTGCGCCATGGCCGATGAAAAAGGAAACGCGCCCCCCACGAGCGCTACGACGGCAACTGAATGCCTCAAAGCGAGCTTTTTCATTCCACCCTCTCTCCCTGCAACCGTGCGTCGAGGCAAACACCGGTTATTGCTTCATATGGCACTGCGCCATCGCCTCTTGCCGTTTGGAATATACGGATGCGAAAGCTCCAGCAGTCACCCTATGCGGGGACTTGGATTTCGCACCGCTGGAAAGCGTATTTCGTTCAGTCGAAATAGGTACAACTATAGTGATCGATCCCCATAGACGTGAGCATACGAGGATGGACGAGGTGCAGATCGCTGATGTCAACATGCCAGCGACCTGGCTTGTAACGGTTCCATTGCCACAAATTGACAGGAACATTGTTCCTTTAGGAGGGAGTCCATGACGCCCCTCTGATTACGCAATCCGACACTTGAAGTATCTCATCAAGATGATCAGAAACATCCTCAATGGTCAGGTTGGCCTGGGAGTATCCCCTCGATTCCACCATCGCGAGGCGCGACACTTGCCCGCCGCCTGTACACAACACTTCACCATTTAGCGGACAAGAACTGTGTGCAAGAAACGCCATTACTGGCGCGATCATGCTTGCGGGCATCGTCGACCTGAATTCTTCGATTGTCGCCTTGGGAAGCCCGAGGGCACTGGGTCCGAACGAATCCTCGGACATGCGCGTGAACGCGCGGGGAGATATGCAGTTCACCTTGATACCGAGCTTAGCACCCTCGAGGGCAAGGTTCTGGCTAAAGCCGAACACCGCGCCT contains the following coding sequences:
- a CDS encoding SDR family NAD(P)-dependent oxidoreductase; amino-acid sequence: MASFQGRVAIVTGAAQGIGKAVASRFVADGAKVMCVDLKESVLGVAEQLGENARAIVADVADDIQVNGFVTAAFDHWQRLDVLCNNAGTDGHTAPVPDCSAPDFDYLMGVNLRSVFLGMKYAIPLMIEGGGGSIVNISSIAGLIGLPGQSLYGASKHGIIGLTRAAALEQGPFGIRVNAVCPGAVLTPLSADFMAKGGSDVAKWAAMHALRRFAEPEEIAAAVAFLASDEASFITGTAIPVDGGFTAQ
- a CDS encoding TonB-dependent receptor, with product MKKLALRHSVAVVALVGGAFPFSSAMAQTVAGPDQVRAESTADQGIGEIVVTAQKRAQNLSDVGITIAVASGEQLQTAGVVDVGQLAAVVPSFTASTSSLGSPVFSLRGINFNSFQRSAPPAVATYIDEAPLPYPQMTQAMLLDIERLEVLKGPQGTLFGQNATAGSINAIAAKPTSVLSAGFQVDVDNWGQTTLQGFVSGPISDTLRARVAAGTTQFGGWQKGYFLNNQKNGDQNKGSARLLLDWEPTDRLKISTNFNASFDRSEQLQPQIVDITLANPAAPSPNLLLYRDHPARRARDADFDLGLDTRAKNHMYQAVLRVDYDITDDLTFTSLTNYIDWSSRTPFDNDGSASLQQVSTQISEIKTFTQEVRLTGKIPSANINYVLGASYANDDIVEGADQVYYAYSGFPPNSPARWIYDLGQRASAVFANLDYEIAPGLTLTGGARYTETRQKINGCTFDRGGGGIAGTAGFLAQIGADVFYGPGVRNVASAYLPGGCATIDDTGASPTFLPSFTDQSQKEHNVSWRAGVNYKVAPDNLLYALVSRGYKAGTYPVIINFFQSGVKGVKQEELTSYEVGAKLSFLDRRVQFNLSGFYYDYKNKQFFSYQPVFAGLTTATLLNIPKSKVKGIDAELITRLTPELTVRGAITYIDTKVGRFNGFDFTGARFDFTGSEFNFAPPVAATADAEYRTGIGGDLEGFVGGSLTYNARTFADLGEPDRFKVPAYTLLDARIGIESSHGWRVSVWGRNLTNEYYWNSVNSGGDESNRVAGAPRTFGASFGYRF